The Solanum lycopersicum chromosome 6, SLM_r2.1 genome has a window encoding:
- the LOC101244007 gene encoding 2-oxoisovalerate dehydrogenase subunit alpha 1, mitochondrial codes for MEMLFSKSRSLTHFLQYYTKKYAVQQRCFESIKAGELQLDNYNEDDQQTLNFPGGRIPITTRMKFISESFEKRLPCYRVLDDDGDLIPGSIFEQVKKGLAVNMYSTMVALQIMDTIFYEAQRQGRLSFYLTSTGEEAINIASAAALTSDDIVLPQYREPGVLLWRGFTLEEFADQLFGNKNDYGKGRQMPIHYGSNKLNYFTVSSPLATQLPQAAGVAYSLKMDKKEACVVVYFGDGSTSEGDFHAGLNFAAVMESPVIFLCRNNGWAISTPVTEQFRSDGIAIKGQAYGIRSIRVDGNDALAVYSAIRAARQMAIKEQRPILVEAMTYRVSHHSTSDDSTKYRCVKEIEQWRTEKNPITRFRKWIQRNDWWGDQNETELRGNIRKQVVEAIQTAEKVEKPPLRDLFGDVYDKIPSNLQEQERFIRDSTKRYPKEYPFNVPV; via the exons ATGGAGATGTTGTTTTCAAAATCAAGAAGCTTAACTCATTTTCTACAATACTACACCAAAAAGTATGCAGTACAGCAGAGATGTTTTGAGTCCATTAAAGCTGGAGAGCTGCAACTTGATAACTATAACGAAGATGATCAG CAAACCTTGAATTTCCCTGGAGGAAGGATTCCAATCACAACTCGAATGAAGTTCATCTCAGAATCATTCGAAAAGAGGCTACCTTGCTATCGAGTCCTTGATGATGATGGCGATCTAATTCCAGGCAGTATATTTGAGCAG GTGAAGAAAGGACTAGCAGTAAATATGTATTCAACTATGGTAGCACTTCAAATAATGGACACAATTTTTTATGAAGCACAAAGGCAGGGGAGGTTATCTTTCTACTTAACAAGTACTGGAGAAGAAGCTATTAACATAGCTTCTGCTGCTGCACTCACTTCAGATGACATTGTGTTGCCTCAG TATAGGGAACCAGGAGTTCTTCTATGGCGCGGTTTCACTCTTGAAGAATTTGCAGACCAATTATTCggaaataaaaatgattatgGAAAAGGCAGGCAAATGCCTATACATTATGGTTCTAATAAGCTCAATTACTTCACTGTTTCCTCTCCTCTCGC CACACAGCTTCCACAGGCTGCTGGTGTGGCATACTCTCTGAAAATGGATAAAAAGGAAGCTTGTGTTGTGGTTTATTTTGGTGATGGTAGCACTAGTGAG GGTGATTTCCATGCTGGTTTAAATTTCGCAGCAGTAATGGAATCCCCTGTCATTTTTCTTTGCCGCAACAATGGATGGGCCATTAGCACTCCTGTAACAGAACAATTTCGAA GTGATGGAATTGCTATTAAGGGTCAAGCATATGGAATCAGAAGCATTCGCGTTGATGGCAATGATGCTCTAGCAGTTTACAGTGCTATTCGCGCTGCACGTCAAATGGCAATAAAGGAACAAAGACCAATATTAGTTGAG GCCATGACATATAGAGTAAGCCACCATTCAACGTCTGATGATTCAACAAAGTATCGTTGTGTAAAGGAAATAGAGCAATGGAGAACAGAAAAAAACCCCATAACCAGATTTAGAAAATGGATTCAGAGAAATGACTGGTGGGGTGATCAAAATGAAACTGAACTCCGCGGAAACATCAGAAAACAG GTAGTGGAAGCAATCCAAACTGCAGAGAAAGTGGAGAAACCTCCATTGAGAGACTTATTTGGTGATGTTTATGATAAAATTCCATCAAATTTGCAAGAACAAGAGAGGTTTATTAGAGACAGTACTAAAAGATACCCAAAAGAGTATCCTTTTAATGTGCCTGTATAG
- the LOC101243720 gene encoding uncharacterized protein: protein MFDPRKQIPNFHNPVTTFNDTNWEPHNFDFHVSQKHGNIQSKDQKIEDDDESGASSPALWQNSPSRSPINYRSLSPNSRTQAIARGQWELMEMVKNMPESCFELSLKDLVEQTKSFESQEECLINSNSEKNQAMIQKRVNIKKNEQIRKAKMMMRSKSIENGGVFIKMVTPVSLRSKKTKNKNSSVNTTRVSPKPEECENSTSKNLEKDWWKKRFSGSSSSNSTGSSGRNSSRGSSTSSRNNNNRKREGLLSSCWSSLCLSEKNKVMTDLDW, encoded by the exons ATGTTTGATCCAAGAAAACAAATACCCAATTTTCATAATCCTGTCACAACCTTTAATGACACTAATTGGGAACCTCACAATTTTGATTTCCATGTGTCACAAAAACATGGAAACATTCAATCTAAAGATCAAAAaattgaagatgatgatgaatcTGGTGCTTCATCACCAGCCTTATGGCAAAATAGTCCATCAAGAAGTCCAATAAATTATCGATCACTTTCGCCGAATTCTAGAACTCAAGCTATAGCTAGAGGGCAATGGGAACTTATGGAAATGGTCAAAAACATGCCTGAATCTTGTTTTGAGCTTTCTCTAAAGGATCTTGTCGAACAGACGAAATCCTTTGAATCTCAAGAAGAGTGTCTAATTAATAGTAATAGTGAGAAAAATCAAGCTATGATACAGAAGAGAGTGAATATTAAGAAGAATGAACAAATTAGGAAGGCGAAGATGATGATGAGAAGCAAGAGTATTGAAAATGGAGGGGtatttatcaaaatggttaCCCCTGTTTCTTTGAGATCAAAGAAGAcgaaaaacaagaattcatcaGTAAATACAACTAGAGTTTCTCCAAAACCTGAAGAATGTGAAAATTCGACTTCGAAGAATTTGGAAAAAGATTGGTGGAAGAAGAGATTTTCTGGTTCAAGTAGCAGCAATAGTACTGGAAGCAGTGGCAGAAATAGCAGCAGAGGCAGCAGTACTAGTAGCAGAAACAATAACAACAG GAAAAGGGAAGGGTTATTAAGCAGTTGTTGGTCAAGTTTATGCTTATCAGAGAAAAACAAAGTGATGACTGATTTAGATTGGTGA